In Oscillatoria acuminata PCC 6304, a single window of DNA contains:
- a CDS encoding nucleotidyltransferase family protein, giving the protein MAIQKLPLNRELPIELPPAKMAEFCQRWKVEEFYLFGSVLREDFRPDSDIDVMVKFKPNAGWGLLEIVRMKRELETWLERPVDLITKKAIEQSPNWIRQQEILETAQMIYVAG; this is encoded by the coding sequence ATGGCTATCCAGAAATTGCCTTTAAATCGAGAACTCCCTATCGAACTGCCTCCGGCAAAAATGGCAGAATTTTGTCAGCGATGGAAGGTGGAAGAGTTTTACTTGTTTGGGTCAGTTTTGCGAGAGGATTTTCGTCCCGATAGTGATATTGATGTGATGGTAAAATTTAAGCCAAATGCGGGGTGGGGATTACTAGAAATCGTGCGGATGAAACGAGAACTGGAAACTTGGCTAGAGCGCCCGGTTGATTTAATCACAAAAAAGGCGATCGAGCAAAGTCCTAACTGGATTCGTCAGCAAGAAATTTTAGAAACAGCACAGATGATTTATGTCGCGGGATAG
- a CDS encoding mechanosensitive ion channel family protein: MQELWNTIQSSLFDSKLAIASVPLGRILLIALILTITLFLRKVFSSIILSRIEYLTRGTETELDDELVAILKQPLSWLIFVAGLWVVKLTLTAYLSPDLEVFFEEILTLITIVIAAYIIYRSAPILGQILRHLTVHTETDLDDLLVPYLPRLFQTAAIVIVVIKASEVLLGASAGALIGLLGGAGVALGLLFKDIIYDWCCTVIIYVDNLYRPGDWVKIGEIEGFVQVIDIGLRTTKLGIFESASIIKMPNSKMITGIVDNWSQHPDKDAFWGLNVTLKVDDVPAEQAERIMFQLEELLNSIKGVHKFFIRFTGIEQNARVFKIIAFVEHNLEAYFYCEKQLNLGILTIQKNERIDYLSTLIICRGDIPAGTPEALQNN, from the coding sequence ATGCAAGAGCTTTGGAATACTATCCAATCTTCTCTGTTCGATTCTAAACTGGCGATCGCCTCGGTTCCATTAGGCCGAATTCTTCTGATTGCGCTCATCCTCACCATCACTTTATTTTTGAGGAAAGTCTTTTCTTCCATCATTCTCAGTCGAATCGAATATCTAACTCGGGGAACTGAAACCGAACTCGATGATGAGCTAGTTGCGATTCTCAAACAACCCCTCAGTTGGTTAATTTTTGTCGCTGGACTTTGGGTCGTAAAACTTACCCTAACGGCTTACCTCAGTCCTGATTTAGAAGTGTTTTTTGAGGAAATTCTCACACTTATTACCATCGTTATTGCTGCCTATATCATTTATCGTTCCGCACCGATATTAGGACAAATCCTCCGCCACTTAACCGTTCATACCGAAACGGATCTTGATGATTTACTCGTCCCCTATCTCCCGAGACTCTTCCAAACCGCAGCCATTGTTATTGTCGTAATTAAGGCCAGCGAGGTTTTGTTAGGAGCTTCTGCAGGTGCGCTGATCGGGTTACTGGGAGGTGCTGGGGTAGCACTCGGTTTGCTGTTTAAAGATATTATCTATGACTGGTGTTGTACGGTGATTATTTATGTCGATAATCTCTACAGACCCGGAGATTGGGTAAAAATTGGGGAAATAGAAGGTTTCGTTCAAGTTATCGATATCGGCTTGAGAACTACCAAATTGGGGATATTTGAATCGGCCTCGATTATCAAAATGCCCAATTCTAAAATGATTACTGGCATTGTCGATAATTGGTCTCAACATCCGGATAAAGATGCGTTTTGGGGACTCAATGTCACCCTCAAAGTTGACGATGTTCCCGCAGAGCAAGCGGAACGAATTATGTTTCAGCTAGAGGAACTTTTGAATTCAATTAAGGGGGTTCATAAGTTTTTTATTCGCTTTACTGGTATTGAACAAAACGCCCGAGTGTTCAAAATTATTGCCTTTGTCGAACACAATTTAGAGGCTTACTTTTATTGCGAGAAGCAACTAAATTTAGGCATTTTGACAATCCAAAAAAATGAGAGGATTGATTATTTAAGTACCTTGATTATCTGTCGAGGGGATATTCCGGCAGGGACTCCGGAAGCACTTCAAAATAATTAA
- a CDS encoding PRC-barrel domain-containing protein, translating into MAIEQQVIQYSQLINRRIIDRGTAEEVGRLDELWLNPQSHHVVGFSSKSGGVLGLGVKRHSFTWEQIYSIGTDSILVNINAEVEEPEKSPEISPPIIGHEVLTDSGNTAGELRDYIIATQTGAVVGYLYKSSGWRGAVEGTYLLSPDDISSIGSKRIIAIDTAIQDPQPYTDGMSRKLNKVGELLKDDYTKTMGDLRGVMKGAQNISEQAKSKVQEVAGQAREGTASFAEQAREGTASFAEQAREKAHEVANQTRDRVAEMRGESTATPVLLETEVVPEPAVVPESQGVIEYEVISEAPPEAEKPENQA; encoded by the coding sequence ATGGCAATCGAACAACAGGTGATTCAGTATTCTCAGTTGATTAATCGTCGCATTATTGATCGGGGCACCGCTGAAGAAGTAGGCCGACTTGATGAACTGTGGCTTAATCCACAATCCCATCACGTTGTCGGATTTTCCTCCAAATCAGGTGGCGTTTTGGGATTGGGAGTTAAAAGACATTCCTTTACTTGGGAACAAATTTATAGTATCGGTACGGATAGTATTTTAGTCAACATTAATGCCGAGGTGGAAGAACCGGAAAAGTCTCCAGAAATCAGCCCTCCGATTATTGGTCATGAAGTCTTGACTGATAGCGGAAATACGGCAGGTGAATTGCGCGATTATATTATTGCCACTCAGACGGGAGCCGTGGTCGGGTATCTTTATAAATCGAGCGGTTGGCGAGGTGCAGTAGAAGGGACTTATCTGCTCTCTCCGGACGATATTTCTAGTATTGGGAGTAAGCGAATTATTGCCATTGATACAGCCATCCAAGACCCTCAACCTTACACTGATGGCATGAGTCGAAAACTGAATAAAGTCGGCGAGTTGCTGAAAGATGATTATACTAAAACAATGGGTGATTTGCGCGGAGTAATGAAGGGAGCGCAAAATATCTCGGAACAAGCGAAAAGTAAGGTGCAAGAAGTGGCGGGACAAGCGCGAGAAGGTACGGCATCTTTTGCTGAACAAGCGCGAGAAGGCACGGCGTCTTTTGCTGAACAAGCCCGAGAAAAAGCCCATGAAGTCGCGAATCAAACCCGCGATCGCGTCGCCGAAATGAGAGGAGAATCGACCGCAACTCCCGTCCTGCTAGAAACTGAAGTGGTGCCAGAACCTGCCGTTGTACCTGAATCTCAAGGTGTCATTGAATATGAGGTGATTTCTGAGGCCCCACCTGAAGCGGAAAAACCTGAAAATCAGGCATAA
- a CDS encoding FHA domain-containing protein encodes MIVCPNCNHQNPDGAIQCEACLTPLPATMNCPSCGATVQTDAAFCGQCGYNLQVNTAEESSSVEFPEAVPTVVSAASGSSTGSLPDLDPPEPLVSPDPLAGFSTSEPEAAPDPTPVAAPDPIPVAAPDPTPLPTPLPTPDPTPAPTPVATPVPTSSATQLQAMPQARLFHVQTNTPIELPSTLSVVHIGKPNDMVPPDVDVSGFPHSEVVSRIHADIRVEGTNFFLEDVGSSNGTYVNNLPLPKGNRQLLRAGDRIALGKGDMVTFIFQLS; translated from the coding sequence ATGATAGTTTGCCCGAATTGCAACCACCAAAATCCTGATGGAGCCATCCAATGTGAGGCTTGTTTGACTCCTTTGCCTGCCACCATGAATTGTCCCTCCTGTGGCGCAACGGTCCAAACTGATGCCGCTTTCTGTGGTCAGTGTGGCTATAATCTCCAGGTCAATACTGCTGAGGAAAGCTCCTCCGTAGAATTCCCCGAAGCTGTGCCGACGGTGGTTTCTGCTGCCTCGGGTTCCTCTACGGGGTCACTCCCGGACTTGGACCCCCCGGAACCCCTGGTGTCTCCAGACCCCCTAGCCGGATTTTCCACCTCGGAACCTGAAGCTGCTCCGGACCCCACTCCAGTTGCTGCTCCGGACCCCATTCCAGTTGCTGCTCCGGACCCCACTCCGCTACCGACTCCACTACCGACTCCGGACCCCACTCCGGCACCCACTCCGGTTGCCACGCCGGTTCCAACCAGTTCGGCAACTCAACTTCAGGCGATGCCACAGGCACGACTGTTCCATGTCCAAACGAATACCCCGATAGAATTACCCTCGACCCTCTCGGTCGTTCACATTGGCAAACCCAATGATATGGTTCCCCCGGATGTGGATGTGTCGGGATTTCCCCATTCTGAGGTGGTTTCTCGCATTCATGCGGATATCCGTGTGGAGGGAACTAATTTCTTTCTGGAGGATGTGGGAAGTTCTAATGGGACTTATGTCAATAATCTGCCGTTACCGAAAGGAAATCGCCAGCTTTTGCGTGCGGGCGATCGCATTGCTTTGGGTAAAGGAGATATGGTCACCTTTATTTTCCAACTGTCTTAG
- a CDS encoding DUF4351 domain-containing protein, which produces MILINPVGFWDNIGDREERQMPFLSPMEELIQEEAREQGRQEGMVESLLQILQIRFGELPPEVLEAVHGIEEMDILNLLFREAIAIASLAEFQVFLTSVKTSVE; this is translated from the coding sequence ATGATTTTGATAAACCCAGTCGGTTTCTGGGACAACATTGGCGATCGCGAGGAAAGACAAATGCCGTTTCTTAGTCCAATGGAAGAACTGATCCAAGAAGAAGCGCGTGAGCAGGGGCGTCAAGAGGGAATGGTGGAAAGTCTGCTGCAAATTTTGCAAATCCGGTTTGGGGAATTACCACCGGAAGTCCTAGAAGCGGTTCATGGGATTGAAGAGATGGATATCCTCAATCTCCTATTCCGGGAGGCGATCGCGATCGCCTCCCTCGCCGAATTCCAAGTGTTTCTAACCTCGGTGAAAACATCAGTTGAATAA
- the rph gene encoding ribonuclease PH, whose translation MIWQRPDGREPAQLRPIRFEKDFTRFANSSVLTRCGDTQVLCTVTIEPGVPRFLANQGSGWLTAEYRMLPGATPQRQSREFMKLSGRTQEIQRLIGRSLRAAIDLKALGERTILIDADVLQADAGTRTTSITGGFVALALAIEKLLQTGELKQSPICRQVAAVSVGLFEGQPYLDLNYPEDVAADIDFNVVMSDGLDIIELQGTAEAGSFNRTELNRILDMAETGIQELVAAQKEAIYGGE comes from the coding sequence ATGATTTGGCAGCGTCCCGATGGCCGAGAACCGGCACAACTGCGTCCGATTCGGTTTGAGAAAGACTTTACCCGCTTTGCGAACAGTTCCGTCCTGACCCGTTGTGGCGATACCCAGGTCCTCTGTACCGTCACCATCGAACCCGGAGTCCCCCGATTCCTCGCCAATCAAGGCAGTGGCTGGTTAACTGCCGAATATCGAATGCTTCCCGGTGCCACCCCCCAACGCCAATCCCGAGAATTCATGAAACTATCGGGACGCACCCAAGAGATTCAACGCCTAATCGGGCGCAGTTTACGCGCTGCCATAGATTTAAAAGCCCTGGGAGAACGGACAATTTTGATTGATGCCGATGTCCTCCAAGCGGATGCCGGAACCCGAACCACGTCGATTACCGGGGGATTCGTGGCCCTAGCCTTGGCGATCGAGAAACTGTTACAAACTGGAGAGTTAAAACAGTCCCCAATTTGTCGCCAAGTCGCCGCTGTGTCGGTGGGGTTATTTGAAGGACAACCCTATTTGGACCTCAACTACCCGGAAGATGTAGCAGCGGATATTGATTTTAATGTAGTAATGAGCGATGGGTTGGATATTATCGAATTACAAGGAACCGCCGAAGCAGGCAGTTTTAATCGCACCGAACTCAATCGCATTTTAGATATGGCAGAAACGGGTATTCAGGAATTAGTCGCTGCACAAAAAGAGGCGATTTATGGGGGGGAATAA
- a CDS encoding RRXRR domain-containing protein has protein sequence MSRILPRTSDYFSRSDYLQVFWLRRWESQAMLDSVGEETITPIGGLSQTMLRVPVLSPDGKPLMPTQPSRARRWIRDGLAVGKWSDLGMFYVQRVEQTSGEETQPIAVGVDPGKLYSGIGVQSAKATLFMAHLILPFQTVKDRMEQRRMMRRNRRGRRINRQLEYSKRAHRQQRFDNRRRNKLPPSVRANRQFELRVVTELCRLFPVSKIVYESVKARGSKSFSPVMVGQKVMLGWLSKLAPIETQLGYQTASLRTQLGLVKSQDKSSKTPESHAVDGVTLACSEFIKYKPFQTAKTHGHTWKGSVQLTHAAFVVIRRPPISRRQLHLMVPSKGGVRRKYGGTMTRHGVRKGDLVRASMDRRVVMGWVSGDTARQVSVSNCDWKRLGQFTASKVQLIHRATGLLVSRLHYLLVNGPSIA, from the coding sequence TTGAGCCGAATTCTGCCACGCACTTCCGATTACTTCTCTCGATCGGATTATCTGCAAGTCTTCTGGTTGAGACGTTGGGAAAGCCAAGCCATGTTGGATTCGGTGGGCGAAGAGACAATCACTCCGATTGGAGGTTTATCACAAACAATGCTAAGAGTTCCAGTTTTATCTCCAGATGGCAAGCCTTTAATGCCAACCCAACCCAGTCGCGCTCGTCGCTGGATTCGAGATGGTTTGGCGGTCGGAAAATGGTCAGATTTGGGGATGTTTTATGTCCAACGGGTTGAACAAACCTCTGGGGAAGAAACTCAACCGATTGCCGTTGGAGTTGATCCGGGTAAGTTGTATTCCGGTATCGGAGTGCAATCAGCCAAAGCGACGCTATTCATGGCTCACTTGATTCTGCCATTCCAGACCGTTAAAGACCGGATGGAGCAACGTCGAATGATGCGTCGTAACCGGAGAGGACGCCGGATTAACCGCCAACTGGAATACTCCAAACGCGCTCATAGACAACAACGATTTGATAATCGCCGAAGGAATAAATTGCCTCCTTCTGTTCGAGCTAATCGTCAGTTTGAATTGCGGGTGGTGACAGAGTTGTGTCGATTGTTTCCGGTTAGCAAAATTGTCTACGAATCTGTAAAAGCTAGGGGTTCTAAGTCCTTCTCTCCCGTGATGGTTGGACAAAAGGTAATGTTGGGTTGGTTGTCCAAGTTGGCTCCCATTGAAACCCAATTGGGATACCAAACCGCTAGTCTTAGAACTCAATTAGGACTGGTTAAATCCCAAGACAAATCAAGCAAAACCCCTGAAAGTCATGCAGTCGATGGAGTGACTTTAGCCTGTTCTGAGTTCATCAAATACAAGCCATTCCAGACCGCGAAAACTCACGGTCATACCTGGAAGGGTTCCGTTCAACTCACTCATGCAGCCTTTGTGGTCATTCGTAGACCCCCGATTTCTCGCCGCCAACTGCATTTGATGGTTCCCTCAAAAGGGGGTGTTCGCCGCAAATATGGTGGAACAATGACAAGGCATGGGGTAAGAAAAGGCGACCTCGTTCGAGCTTCTATGGATCGACGGGTTGTTATGGGTTGGGTCAGTGGCGATACCGCCCGACAGGTTAGTGTTTCTAATTGTGACTGGAAGAGACTCGGACAGTTTACGGCTTCCAAAGTCCAGTTAATCCATCGCGCCACTGGGTTACTGGTATCTCGTCTACATTATTTGTTAGTCAATGGACCCTCCATTGCCTGA
- the pgl gene encoding 6-phosphogluconolactonase: MNHKVEVLADKTALIERSLELVRAKIDEAIQQGDRCTIALAGGSTPKPLYESLATLNLPWEKIHIFWGDERYVPPTDPDSNQLMARQAWLDRVNFPDANIHPIPTQGKDPVTDAQRHEAQLQEFFAISPGEFPNFDIILLGIGDDAHTASLFPHTEALQVRDRLVTVGNKDGQPRITFTVPLINHAHNVFFLVAGSSKKQALEQIFAAEADPLTYPARLIQPVGELWWLLVQ; this comes from the coding sequence ATGAATCATAAAGTCGAAGTCTTAGCGGATAAAACTGCCTTAATCGAGCGATCGCTGGAACTGGTGCGGGCCAAAATTGACGAAGCGATTCAACAGGGCGATCGCTGTACCATCGCCCTAGCCGGTGGCAGCACCCCCAAACCTTTGTATGAATCCCTCGCCACCCTGAACCTTCCCTGGGAAAAAATTCACATCTTTTGGGGAGACGAGCGCTATGTCCCCCCAACGGACCCCGACAGCAATCAGCTCATGGCACGTCAAGCATGGCTCGATCGCGTGAACTTTCCCGACGCTAACATTCACCCGATTCCCACCCAGGGAAAAGATCCAGTTACAGATGCCCAGCGCCATGAGGCCCAGTTGCAAGAATTCTTTGCCATTTCTCCGGGAGAGTTCCCCAATTTTGATATCATTTTGCTGGGAATCGGCGATGATGCTCATACGGCCTCCCTGTTTCCCCATACCGAAGCCTTACAAGTGCGCGATCGCCTCGTCACCGTAGGCAATAAAGACGGACAGCCCCGCATCACCTTTACCGTTCCCCTAATTAACCACGCCCACAATGTCTTTTTTCTGGTGGCTGGTTCCTCCAAAAAACAGGCCCTCGAACAAATTTTCGCCGCCGAAGCTGACCCTCTAACCTACCCCGCGCGGCTGATTCAGCCTGTAGGCGAGTTATGGTGGCTATTAGTTCAATAA
- a CDS encoding UPF0175 family protein, with product MSIVIPNELLTATRMTEAEMKQEIAVMLFQKEKLTLGQASRFAAMNRIAFQHLLASRQIPVHYDVEDFEEDIKNLRERGRL from the coding sequence ATGAGTATTGTTATCCCTAATGAACTGCTAACAGCCACCCGCATGACGGAAGCGGAAATGAAACAAGAAATCGCCGTCATGCTCTTTCAGAAAGAGAAACTCACTCTAGGTCAAGCGAGTCGATTTGCAGCCATGAATCGCATTGCCTTTCAACATTTACTTGCAAGTCGTCAAATCCCCGTTCATTATGATGTGGAGGACTTTGAGGAAGATATTAAAAATCTGCGGGAGAGGGGTAGACTCTGA
- a CDS encoding FHA domain-containing protein translates to MITLTLLHPIKSTPIQSWKFDNESVIRIGRATDNNVVLYSAVVSRHHVELRRVGLQWKIINLGTNGTYLKGSPITQVTAEDGVIFSLARSGPQIQIHLAKSKSKVSADSQKLPSDIPVPETDADTVTAEDVTKPIPLPQTSLEPEVGKKGYRS, encoded by the coding sequence GTGATTACATTAACTTTATTGCATCCGATTAAGTCCACGCCGATTCAGAGTTGGAAATTTGACAACGAATCTGTTATTCGGATTGGGCGGGCGACGGATAACAATGTCGTACTCTATAGCGCTGTTGTCTCTCGACATCATGTAGAGTTGCGACGGGTCGGTCTCCAGTGGAAAATTATTAATCTCGGCACCAATGGGACTTATCTGAAGGGGTCTCCCATTACTCAAGTGACCGCAGAAGATGGGGTGATTTTTTCTTTGGCGCGTTCAGGTCCACAAATCCAAATTCATCTGGCAAAATCCAAGTCTAAAGTTTCAGCCGACTCTCAAAAATTGCCGTCTGATATCCCTGTGCCAGAGACTGATGCGGATACAGTGACTGCTGAGGATGTCACCAAACCCATCCCCCTTCCCCAAACTTCTTTGGAACCCGAGGTGGGGAAAAAGGGCTATCGATCCTAA
- a CDS encoding adenylate kinase, giving the protein MVESILGQYEEFCVVRLVILGGPGAGKGTQASQLCSRLNIPCISTGEILFKAIAAQTELGRQAQPYAERGELVPDPIMIEFIREQLTQPYTQNGWLLDGYPRTSFQAEELDFLLESLQQTLDWAIWLNVSDAELMRRSLERSQAKPERGRPDDEPEFLRRRIQLFQERTTPILDYYNYGNRLLTLDGDRPPEEIQEEIWKTVNPNKNQA; this is encoded by the coding sequence GTGGTAGAGTCTATTTTGGGTCAATATGAGGAGTTTTGTGTCGTGAGATTGGTAATTCTGGGAGGGCCAGGAGCAGGAAAGGGGACCCAGGCGAGTCAGCTATGCAGTCGCCTGAATATTCCTTGCATTTCAACGGGGGAAATCCTGTTTAAGGCGATCGCCGCTCAAACTGAATTAGGCAGGCAGGCGCAACCTTATGCAGAACGCGGGGAACTGGTCCCGGACCCCATCATGATTGAATTTATTCGCGAACAGTTAACCCAACCCTATACGCAAAACGGGTGGTTACTCGATGGTTATCCCCGCACCTCGTTCCAAGCGGAAGAACTGGATTTTTTACTGGAATCCTTGCAACAGACCCTAGATTGGGCGATTTGGCTGAACGTATCCGACGCGGAGTTAATGCGCCGGTCCCTAGAGCGATCGCAGGCGAAACCGGAAAGAGGGCGTCCCGATGACGAACCGGAATTTCTGCGCCGTCGGATCCAGTTGTTCCAAGAACGCACGACTCCCATCTTGGACTACTACAACTATGGCAATCGCCTCCTCACCCTCGATGGCGATCGGCCTCCGGAAGAAATCCAAGAGGAAATCTGGAAAACCGTCAACCCTAACAAAAATCAAGCCTAA
- a CDS encoding transposase has product MSEPKIYPSVPADYDKPWKEALSLYFEQFLSFFFPELHDQIDWTVPYRSLEKELMELVRDSDVGTQFPDKLFEVKLINQQILWILIHVEVQSQMDPEFNQRVYRYNYRAFDKYNKPVVSLAILGDDSPSWRPTEYSYSLDGYRLRMEFPTVKLLDYESQWEALESEENPFALMVRAHLKTQATTGKMAERQQWKWTLIRSLFEKGYTRDEMVNLFRFVDRMMSLPKELEQQLRTQVIRYREERQMPFLSPMEELIQEEAREQGRQEGMVEKQRENILQILQIRFGELPPEVLEAVNGIEEMDILNPLLREAIAIPSLAEFQVFLTSVITSAE; this is encoded by the coding sequence TTGAGTGAACCGAAAATTTACCCCTCAGTTCCAGCAGATTATGATAAACCCTGGAAAGAAGCCCTTTCTCTCTATTTTGAACAGTTTTTATCCTTCTTTTTCCCAGAACTGCATGATCAGATAGACTGGACTGTGCCCTATCGTTCTCTGGAAAAAGAACTGATGGAACTGGTGCGGGATTCGGATGTGGGGACTCAATTTCCCGATAAATTGTTTGAAGTGAAACTCATCAATCAACAGATCCTATGGATTCTGATTCATGTGGAAGTGCAGAGTCAAATGGATCCGGAGTTTAATCAACGGGTCTATCGGTACAACTATCGCGCTTTTGACAAATACAACAAACCCGTTGTTAGCTTGGCTATTTTAGGTGATGATAGTCCATCCTGGCGTCCCACGGAATATTCCTATAGCTTGGATGGGTATCGACTCCGGATGGAATTTCCTACGGTGAAACTGTTGGACTATGAGAGTCAGTGGGAAGCGTTAGAATCGGAAGAAAACCCGTTTGCGCTGATGGTGAGGGCGCATTTAAAAACCCAAGCGACTACTGGGAAGATGGCCGAACGCCAACAGTGGAAGTGGACGCTGATTCGCTCCCTGTTTGAAAAGGGTTATACTAGAGACGAGATGGTAAATCTCTTTCGGTTTGTGGACCGGATGATGAGTCTACCGAAGGAACTGGAACAGCAATTAAGAACTCAAGTGATTCGCTATCGGGAGGAAAGACAAATGCCGTTTCTTAGTCCAATGGAAGAACTGATCCAAGAAGAAGCGCGGGAGCAGGGACGCCAAGAGGGAATGGTGGAAAAGCAGCGAGAGAATATCTTGCAAATTTTGCAAATCCGGTTTGGGGAATTACCACCGGAAGTTCTAGAAGCAGTTAACGGAATTGAAGAGATGGATATCCTCAATCCGCTATTGCGGGAGGCGATCGCCATCCCGTCCCTCGCGGAATTCCAAGTTTTTCTAACTTCGGTGATAACATCCGCCGAGTAG
- the bchB gene encoding ferredoxin:protochlorophyllide reductase (ATP-dependent) subunit B, with protein MKLAYWMYAGPAHIGTLRVASSFKNVHAIMHAPLGDDYFNVMRSMLERERNYTPVTISVVDRNVLARGSQEKVIDNIVRKDQEETPDLIVLTPTCTSSILQEDLQNFVDRAQMESKGDVMLADVNHYRVNELQAADKTLLQILQFYIAKGRKKGDIGEGKTEKPSVNIIGMTTLGFHNQHDCIELKKLMADLGIEINAILPEGASVTELKNLPRAWFNLVPYREIGLMSAQYLAEEFGMPYVDITPMGVVETARCIRKIQQVINEQGANVDYEEFINHQTMFVSQAAWFSRSIDCQNLTGKKAVVFGDNTHAAAMTKVLAREMGIHVVLAGTYCKYDADWFREQVSEYCDEVLISEDNGEIGDAIARIEPAAIFGTQMERHVGKRLNIPCGVIAAPIHIQNFPIGYKPFLGYEGTNQVTDLVYNSFTLGMEDHLLEIFGGHDTKEVIQKTISADSDLNWTKEAQGELNKVPGFVRGKVKRNTEKFARERGFSQISLEVMYAAKESVGA; from the coding sequence ATGAAATTGGCTTACTGGATGTATGCAGGTCCCGCCCACATTGGCACCCTCCGCGTTGCTAGTTCCTTCAAAAATGTCCATGCCATCATGCACGCCCCCCTCGGCGATGACTATTTCAACGTGATGCGGTCTATGCTAGAGCGGGAGCGGAATTATACCCCAGTAACGATCAGCGTTGTCGATCGCAACGTTCTCGCCCGGGGTTCTCAAGAAAAAGTCATCGATAATATCGTTCGCAAGGACCAAGAAGAAACCCCAGACTTGATTGTGCTCACCCCCACCTGCACCTCTAGCATTCTTCAAGAAGATTTACAAAACTTTGTAGATCGGGCGCAGATGGAGTCAAAAGGCGATGTCATGCTGGCGGATGTGAACCATTATCGGGTTAATGAACTCCAAGCGGCAGACAAAACTCTGCTACAAATCCTGCAATTCTATATCGCCAAAGGTCGCAAAAAAGGCGATATCGGTGAAGGCAAAACCGAAAAACCTTCGGTGAATATTATCGGCATGACGACTCTGGGTTTCCACAATCAGCATGACTGTATTGAACTGAAGAAGTTAATGGCAGATTTGGGCATTGAAATTAATGCCATTCTTCCCGAAGGTGCCTCGGTTACTGAGTTGAAAAACCTACCTCGGGCTTGGTTTAATCTGGTTCCTTATCGGGAAATTGGGTTAATGAGCGCCCAATATTTAGCGGAAGAATTTGGAATGCCTTATGTGGATATCACGCCGATGGGAGTGGTGGAAACAGCCCGCTGTATTCGTAAGATTCAGCAGGTGATTAATGAGCAAGGGGCAAATGTGGATTATGAAGAGTTTATCAATCATCAAACCATGTTTGTTTCCCAAGCGGCATGGTTTTCTCGCTCTATTGACTGTCAGAATTTGACGGGTAAAAAAGCGGTGGTGTTTGGGGATAATACCCATGCCGCAGCGATGACGAAGGTGCTGGCGCGGGAAATGGGAATTCATGTGGTTTTGGCGGGGACTTACTGCAAATATGATGCAGATTGGTTCCGGGAACAGGTGAGTGAATATTGTGATGAAGTGCTGATTAGTGAAGATAATGGGGAAATCGGAGATGCGATCGCCCGCATTGAACCCGCAGCCATCTTCGGTACGCAAATGGAACGTCACGTTGGCAAGCGTTTAAATATTCCTTGTGGGGTGATTGCCGCACCGATTCATATCCAAAACTTCCCCATTGGATATAAACCATTCCTCGGGTATGAAGGAACCAATCAAGTCACGGATTTGGTTTATAACTCGTTTACTTTGGGAATGGAAGACCACCTGCTGGAAATCTTTGGTGGACATGATACGAAAGAGGTGATTCAGAAAACGATTTCTGCGGATTCTGATTTGAACTGGACCAAAGAAGCACAAGGAGAATTGAACAAGGTTCCCGGTTTTGTGCGCGGTAAGGTGAAGCGGAATACGGAGAAATTTGCCCGGGAACGCGGGTTCAGCCAGATTTCTTTGGAAGTGATGTACGCGGCGAAAGAATCGGTAGGCGCGTAG